The Chroicocephalus ridibundus chromosome 17, bChrRid1.1, whole genome shotgun sequence genome window below encodes:
- the LOC134524782 gene encoding olfactory receptor 5J3-like, translated as MAEGNHTVVTEFILLGFTDNVKLQVLLFVVFLLIYLLTLGGNLGMIVLIWTDAKLHTPMYFFISSLSQLDVSYSTIIIPSTLMTFVAKTKNISYTACTAQLFLFCIAVTGECYLLAVMAYDRFIAICNPLLYPVIMSKRFCVLLVCGSYFMSCMNATIQTFFIFHLSFCNSNIINHFFCDVPPILKLSCSDTYITDLVHFTCATVLVISTMLLILISYICIGLTIHKIKSTKGRRKAFSTCASHLTAVTMFYGTGSFMYLRPSSKYSVEHDKIISVFYSLAIPMLNPVIYSLRNKEVKEAIRRTVARLYYSPFVPQRFRSPSRTKRTRELSKGGMQGFTLLMYKSEKSPPEINSDQDLQSGHLNFHLTIGFEIDKF; from the exons ATGGCAGAAGGGAATCACACTGTGGTGACTGAATTTATCTTGTTAGGATTCACAGACAATGTGAAGTTGCAGGTCCTTCTCTTCGTGGTGTTTCTACTGATATACCTGTTGACCCTAGGGGGAAATCTGGGGATGATTGTGCTCATCTGGACCGACGCCAagctccacacccccatgtacttcttcatTAGCAGCCTTTCACAA ctgg ATGTCAGCTACTCCACCATCATTATACCTAGCACACTCATGACCTTTGTGGCTAAGACAAAAAACATATCTTACACAGCGTGCACAGCTCAGCTCTTCCTATTCTGCATCGCAGTGACAGGAGAGTGCTACCTCCTGGCTGTGATGGCATATGACCGATTTATAGCCATCTGCAACCCCTTGCTGTACCCTGTCATTATGTCCAAGAGGTTCTGTGTGCTCCTTGTGTGTGGCTCCTACTTCATGAGCTGCATGAATGCAACTATTCAGACTTTTTTTATATTCCACCTGTCCTTCTGCAATTCCAACATCATCAATCATTTCTTCTGCGATGTGCCTCCAATCCTGAAGCTCTCCTGCTCTGACACTTACATCACTGACCTGGTCCATTTCACCTGTGCTACTGTACTCGTCATCTCAACCATGCTCCTCATTCTCATCTCTTACATCTGCATTGGGCTTACCATCCACAAGATTAAGTCCACCAAAGGCAGACGCAAAGCCTTCTCCACCTGTGCTTCCCACTTGACTGCTGTCACCATGTTCTATGGGACAGGCTCCTTCATGTACTTACGGCCCAGTTCAAAGTACTCTGTGGAGCACGACAAGATCATCTCTGTGTTTTATAGCCTGGCAATTCCCATGCTGAACCCTGTGATTTATAGCCTGAGGAACAAGGAAGTCAAAGAAGCCATTCGAAGGACAGTAGCAAGGCTATATTACTCTCCATTTGTACCACAGAGATTCAGGAGTCCAAGCAGGACTAAGAGAACCCGAGAACTGTCAAAAGGGGGTATGCAA GGCTTCACACTCCTGATGTATAAATCAGAGAAGAGTCCTCCAGAAATCAATTCAGATCAAGATCTTCAGTCAGGACATCTGAATTTTCACCTAACTATAGGTTTTGAGATAGATAAGTTTTGA